One segment of Sinorhizobium sp. BG8 DNA contains the following:
- a CDS encoding oxidoreductase, which yields MHTWFITGASRGFGALIVEKALAKGDRVVATARNPKGIVERFGEQPNLLAVALDVTDETQAYEAVRQAIARFGRIDILVNNAGYGLLGAVEEASGAEIEALYRTNVFGLLAVTRAVLPHMRRQRSGRILNFSSIGGYRSGPGFGVYCSTKFAVEGLTEALAEELGPLGIHATAIEPGYFRTDFLDSTSLTVSPIQIDDYSGTAGLVRQKAQEISHNQPGNPDALVDVLISFVDAENPPIRLPLGSDTVAAIEAKHVSDGEILTAWRPVSVSTDFLPAA from the coding sequence ATGCATACGTGGTTCATTACAGGAGCATCCCGCGGCTTTGGTGCCCTAATCGTTGAAAAGGCGCTGGCCAAGGGCGACCGGGTCGTCGCAACTGCGCGCAATCCCAAGGGGATCGTCGAACGCTTTGGAGAGCAGCCCAACCTCCTTGCCGTTGCCCTCGACGTCACCGACGAAACACAGGCGTATGAGGCGGTAAGGCAAGCCATTGCCCGGTTCGGGCGGATCGACATTCTCGTCAACAATGCGGGCTACGGATTGCTCGGGGCGGTCGAGGAGGCAAGCGGGGCAGAGATCGAGGCCCTCTATCGCACGAACGTCTTCGGGCTCCTCGCCGTTACCCGCGCGGTGCTCCCGCACATGCGCCGCCAGCGATCCGGGCGCATTCTCAACTTTTCTTCGATCGGCGGCTATCGAAGCGGGCCTGGATTCGGCGTTTACTGCTCGACGAAGTTCGCGGTCGAAGGGTTGACGGAGGCCCTTGCCGAGGAACTGGGACCGCTCGGCATCCATGCCACTGCGATCGAGCCGGGCTACTTCCGCACAGACTTCCTGGACTCGACCTCGCTCACGGTAAGCCCGATCCAGATCGACGACTATTCCGGGACAGCAGGGCTCGTGCGGCAGAAAGCGCAGGAGATCAGCCACAACCAGCCCGGCAATCCAGACGCGTTGGTCGACGTCTTGATATCCTTCGTCGATGCCGAGAACCCGCCGATCAGGCTTCCGCTCGGCAGCGACACCGTCGCCGCGATCGAGGCAAAGCATGTGTCGGACGGCGAGATTCTCACCGCGTGGCGTCCGGTATCCGTCTCTACTGATTTCCTGCCGGCCGCATGA
- a CDS encoding ABC transporter permease, with the protein MKLRASPVLTDGPIPLMAPAAIFLSIFFLVPLGYVGWMSLSQPVFGLQNFGRLLHSSLFASVLYQTFKTAFLVTVLSLVFAYPLAYAAANGSKRFATFLLTVVALSFWTSYLVRTYAWMVILGNQGPVTALLAWLGWDPAPKLLYTTFSATLAMTHALIPFMTMSLFSVMKRIDPLYVRAAESLGANPLRAFATVYLPLSAPGIVNGCTLVFISCLGFYVMPVLLGSPRDQMIAGIIGDQIEQTLDFGLGSAISIVLLALTLAIYALYNRFFGLDRLWAGGDR; encoded by the coding sequence ATGAAACTCCGGGCGTCTCCGGTCCTGACGGATGGACCGATACCGCTGATGGCTCCGGCGGCCATCTTCCTTTCAATCTTCTTTCTCGTGCCGCTCGGCTATGTCGGCTGGATGAGCCTGTCGCAGCCCGTGTTCGGCCTGCAGAACTTCGGAAGGCTGCTGCATTCGAGCCTCTTTGCGTCGGTCCTCTACCAGACGTTCAAGACCGCGTTCCTGGTGACGGTGCTGAGCCTCGTGTTCGCCTATCCCCTCGCCTATGCGGCCGCCAACGGTTCGAAGCGCTTTGCGACCTTCCTGCTCACCGTCGTGGCGCTCTCCTTCTGGACCAGCTATCTCGTGCGCACCTATGCCTGGATGGTCATCCTGGGCAACCAGGGGCCGGTGACGGCGCTGCTTGCCTGGTTGGGCTGGGATCCGGCACCGAAGCTTCTCTACACCACCTTCAGCGCCACGCTCGCCATGACCCATGCCCTGATCCCGTTCATGACCATGTCGCTGTTTTCGGTGATGAAGCGGATCGACCCGCTCTATGTCCGCGCAGCAGAAAGCCTCGGCGCCAACCCGCTGCGAGCCTTTGCAACGGTCTACCTGCCGCTGAGCGCCCCCGGTATCGTCAACGGCTGCACGCTCGTCTTCATCTCCTGCCTCGGTTTCTATGTCATGCCCGTCCTCCTCGGCAGCCCGCGCGATCAGATGATCGCCGGCATTATCGGCGACCAGATCGAGCAGACACTCGACTTCGGCCTGGGTTCAGCCATCTCGATCGTCCTGCTTGCACTGACGCTTGCGATCTACGCTCTCTACAATCGCTTCTTCGGCCTCGATCGGCTGTGGGCAGGAGGCGACCGATGA
- a CDS encoding aspartate aminotransferase family protein has protein sequence MNDRPNSLHALDKQTLVHPYTNLAVHQEVGPHVITGGEGIYVIDDEGKRYIEGLAGLFCAGLGFSEPRLVEAATRQLKTMPFYHSFAHKSTEPGIRLAETLLSMAPVPMSKVFFAGSGSEANDTAIKLIWYYNNALERPKKKKIISRRKAYHGVTVATASLTGLPFNHRDFDLPIANILHTDCPHYWRFAEPGESEEDFATRLADNLEALILEEGPDTIAAFFAEPVMVSGGVITPPKTYFEKIQAILRKYDILLVADEVICGFGRTGNMFGSETYGMKPDMISCAKQLSAAYMPISALMINEKIAEALVDQSRKIGTFSHGYTYGGHPVAAAVALEALRIYQEIDIVSHVRAVAPRFQKGIARLGEHPLIGEARGVGLVAGLEFVKDKATKENFPPAWQVANHAGKFATERGVLTRGLGDMVSLCPAMIINEEQIDDLMSRMQLALDDTLAWARAQGYMS, from the coding sequence ATGAACGATCGTCCAAATTCCCTGCACGCCCTGGACAAGCAAACCCTGGTTCATCCCTACACGAACCTGGCGGTACACCAGGAGGTCGGGCCGCATGTGATTACCGGCGGCGAAGGCATCTACGTCATCGACGACGAGGGCAAGCGTTACATCGAGGGCTTGGCCGGGCTCTTCTGCGCCGGCCTCGGCTTCAGCGAACCCCGTCTCGTGGAAGCGGCGACCCGGCAGCTCAAGACGATGCCGTTCTACCATTCCTTCGCCCACAAATCGACGGAACCCGGTATCCGGCTCGCCGAGACACTGCTCTCCATGGCACCCGTACCGATGTCGAAGGTCTTCTTCGCCGGCTCCGGCTCGGAGGCCAACGACACGGCGATCAAGCTGATCTGGTACTACAACAACGCGCTTGAGCGGCCGAAGAAGAAGAAGATAATTTCCCGGCGCAAGGCCTATCACGGCGTCACGGTCGCGACGGCGAGCCTCACCGGCCTGCCCTTCAACCACCGCGACTTCGATCTTCCGATCGCGAACATCCTCCACACTGACTGCCCGCACTATTGGCGCTTCGCCGAACCCGGCGAAAGCGAGGAGGACTTTGCCACCCGGCTTGCCGACAACCTCGAAGCGTTGATTCTGGAGGAAGGTCCGGACACGATCGCCGCATTCTTCGCCGAACCGGTCATGGTGTCGGGCGGCGTCATCACACCGCCGAAGACCTATTTCGAGAAGATCCAGGCGATCCTCAGGAAATACGACATCCTCCTGGTTGCCGACGAGGTCATTTGCGGTTTCGGCCGCACCGGCAACATGTTCGGCTCCGAGACCTACGGCATGAAGCCCGACATGATCAGTTGCGCCAAGCAGCTTTCGGCGGCCTACATGCCGATCTCCGCACTGATGATCAACGAGAAGATTGCCGAAGCGCTCGTTGACCAGAGCCGCAAGATCGGAACGTTCTCGCACGGCTACACCTATGGCGGACATCCGGTCGCGGCCGCCGTCGCGCTCGAGGCGCTGAGGATCTACCAGGAGATTGACATCGTCTCCCACGTCCGCGCCGTGGCGCCCCGCTTCCAGAAAGGCATTGCCAGGCTCGGTGAGCATCCGCTGATCGGCGAGGCGCGAGGCGTCGGGCTCGTCGCCGGCCTTGAGTTCGTCAAGGACAAGGCGACCAAGGAGAATTTTCCGCCTGCCTGGCAGGTCGCCAACCACGCCGGAAAGTTCGCCACCGAGCGTGGCGTCCTGACCCGCGGTCTCGGCGACATGGTGAGCCTCTGCCCCGCCATGATCATCAACGAGGAACAGATCGACGACCTCATGAGCCGCATGCAGCTCGCGCTCGACGACACCCTCGCCTGGGCGCGCGCCCAGGGCTACATGTCCTGA
- a CDS encoding RidA family protein codes for MFEKVETGIFASKAPLSGTVKAGRIVRSAHIAKNPETGELVTGDIETQARQVFANLRQALAAAGGTLADVVQIQAYLIDKADAPGMNRVYRTFFSAPYPVRATVVTDLLSAGIRLEIMATAVVET; via the coding sequence ATGTTTGAAAAAGTCGAAACCGGCATCTTCGCGTCGAAGGCACCCCTCAGCGGAACGGTCAAGGCCGGCCGCATCGTGCGCTCGGCCCACATCGCCAAGAACCCCGAAACTGGCGAACTCGTCACCGGTGATATCGAAACGCAGGCTCGCCAGGTGTTTGCCAATCTGCGGCAGGCGCTGGCGGCCGCTGGGGGCACACTCGCCGACGTCGTGCAGATACAGGCGTATCTGATCGACAAGGCGGATGCCCCCGGCATGAACCGCGTCTACCGCACGTTCTTCTCCGCGCCCTACCCCGTGCGCGCAACCGTCGTCACAGACCTCCTGTCAGCAGGCATTCGGCTGGAGATCATGGCGACGGCGGTCGTCGAGACCTAG
- a CDS encoding extracellular solute-binding protein, protein MEEFKNASATPVSRRAVLGAGLFGAAMLASPFVRRASAEENVLYVNTWGGDWEASVKKFLFDPFTADTGIEIRTVSPISFAKLAAQKTTGVYEFDVTTLGVADVARANAAGLLEALDGKVDASVLWDGAIYENGLATHGFATQMAYNKTKYPDGLNTWADFFNVEKFPGNRSLQRHAARVLAIALLADGVAADQLFPYDLDRAFASLDKIKADVRVWWTAGPQARQILTDGEVDMAGLWDSDAAGARDASKEPIEVVWDQAVVDKACWIVAKDSPRAENGFKLISHIGQNAEGLAQFCMADQNGPLNPKSFEFIPAEVASNMPTYPDHLARAVMLDGAKLLPQLDELTSRFESWVGI, encoded by the coding sequence ATGGAAGAGTTTAAGAATGCATCGGCGACCCCCGTATCAAGGCGCGCCGTTCTGGGTGCCGGCCTGTTCGGAGCCGCGATGCTTGCATCCCCCTTCGTTCGGCGTGCAAGCGCCGAGGAAAATGTACTTTATGTCAATACATGGGGCGGCGACTGGGAGGCTTCGGTCAAGAAGTTCCTGTTCGACCCCTTTACCGCCGATACCGGGATTGAGATCCGCACCGTCTCTCCGATTTCCTTCGCCAAGCTTGCCGCCCAGAAGACCACCGGAGTGTACGAGTTCGACGTGACGACGCTTGGCGTTGCGGACGTTGCGCGGGCAAATGCCGCCGGCCTCCTCGAGGCGCTCGACGGCAAGGTCGACGCCTCCGTTCTCTGGGATGGCGCGATCTACGAGAACGGACTTGCCACGCACGGTTTCGCCACGCAGATGGCCTACAACAAGACGAAGTATCCTGACGGGCTCAACACCTGGGCAGACTTCTTCAACGTCGAGAAATTCCCGGGCAACCGGAGCCTGCAGCGCCATGCGGCACGCGTCCTCGCGATCGCGCTGCTGGCAGACGGCGTTGCCGCGGATCAGCTCTTCCCCTACGACCTCGACCGCGCCTTCGCCTCGCTCGACAAGATCAAGGCCGACGTCCGCGTCTGGTGGACCGCCGGACCGCAGGCTCGCCAGATCCTGACCGACGGCGAAGTCGACATGGCCGGCCTCTGGGACAGCGACGCGGCCGGGGCACGGGATGCGTCCAAGGAACCGATCGAAGTCGTCTGGGATCAGGCCGTCGTGGACAAGGCCTGCTGGATCGTTGCGAAGGATAGCCCGCGCGCGGAGAACGGCTTCAAGCTGATCAGCCATATCGGCCAGAACGCCGAGGGGCTCGCACAGTTCTGCATGGCAGACCAGAACGGGCCGCTGAACCCGAAGTCGTTCGAGTTCATCCCTGCCGAAGTCGCCAGCAACATGCCGACCTATCCCGATCACCTCGCACGCGCCGTGATGCTGGATGGTGCGAAGCTGCTGCCCCAGCTCGACGAGCTGACAAGCCGCTTCGAAAGCTGGGTCGGCATCTGA
- a CDS encoding NAD-dependent succinate-semialdehyde dehydrogenase, translated as MTSDNTSFAYERLGMLIGGRWIYDAERRGEVLDPATGQVIGHLPHATDADLAEAVASAQRAFEKWKDRSPLERGQILRRFADLARKHADEIGRSMTRDQGKPLAEAIGEIRFAADHADWHAEEARRIYGRVIPSRDPRVQQLVVREPVGVCIAFTPWNFPFSQALRKVVAALASGCTIILKGPAESPSSTVAIARLMQESGLPDGCLNIVWGSSTHISETLLSSPEVKKISFTGSVEVGKLLASLAGRHMKRSTMELGGHAPVIVYDDADIDAAAEALAAQKIRNAGQVCISPTRFYVQAKAYDRFVARFAEKVAETKVGNGFDDGVQMGPLCHARRVTAMESFVQDAREQGAEIVAGGTRIGNAGYFYAPTVVAGGTDALRLMNEEPFGPIAVATPFGDFDEVIRRANSLPFGLASYVFTGSSSRAQNTARALAAGMVSINHFGLALPETPFGGINDSGYGSEGGEETFDGYLSTKFVTRFDAVPA; from the coding sequence ATGACCTCAGACAACACATCCTTCGCCTACGAGCGGCTCGGCATGCTGATCGGTGGCCGCTGGATCTACGATGCCGAGCGGCGTGGCGAGGTTCTCGACCCCGCGACCGGCCAGGTTATCGGCCATCTGCCGCACGCGACGGATGCCGACCTTGCCGAGGCCGTCGCCTCCGCCCAGCGCGCCTTCGAGAAATGGAAGGATCGTTCCCCGCTCGAGCGGGGCCAGATCCTGCGCCGTTTCGCCGACCTCGCCCGCAAGCACGCCGACGAGATCGGCCGCAGCATGACGCGCGACCAGGGCAAACCGCTCGCCGAAGCAATCGGCGAGATCCGTTTTGCCGCAGACCATGCCGACTGGCACGCTGAAGAGGCACGCCGCATCTACGGCCGGGTAATTCCCTCGCGCGATCCGCGCGTGCAGCAGCTTGTCGTACGCGAACCGGTCGGGGTCTGCATCGCGTTCACGCCGTGGAACTTCCCCTTCAGCCAGGCACTGCGCAAGGTCGTGGCGGCGCTCGCGAGCGGCTGCACGATTATCCTCAAGGGGCCGGCGGAATCGCCCTCCTCCACGGTCGCAATCGCACGGCTGATGCAGGAATCCGGCTTGCCGGACGGTTGTCTCAACATCGTCTGGGGTTCCTCTACCCACATTTCCGAGACGCTTCTTTCATCTCCCGAGGTGAAGAAGATCTCGTTCACCGGATCCGTGGAGGTCGGCAAACTGCTGGCCTCGCTTGCCGGACGCCACATGAAGCGCTCCACCATGGAGCTCGGCGGGCATGCGCCCGTCATCGTCTACGACGACGCTGATATCGATGCAGCCGCCGAAGCCCTCGCGGCCCAGAAGATCCGCAATGCCGGCCAGGTCTGCATATCCCCGACCCGGTTCTATGTGCAGGCGAAGGCATATGACCGCTTCGTGGCACGCTTCGCGGAGAAGGTCGCCGAGACGAAGGTCGGCAACGGATTTGACGATGGCGTGCAAATGGGCCCGCTGTGCCATGCGCGGCGGGTTACTGCCATGGAGAGCTTCGTACAGGACGCGCGCGAACAGGGCGCCGAAATCGTCGCCGGCGGTACACGGATCGGCAACGCCGGTTATTTCTATGCCCCCACCGTGGTTGCCGGCGGCACGGACGCGCTCCGCTTGATGAACGAAGAGCCTTTCGGGCCGATTGCGGTCGCAACACCCTTCGGCGATTTCGACGAGGTGATCCGCCGCGCCAACAGCCTGCCCTTCGGTCTCGCCTCATACGTCTTCACCGGATCGAGCAGCCGTGCCCAAAACACGGCCCGTGCACTTGCTGCCGGCATGGTCAGCATCAACCACTTCGGACTGGCCCTGCCCGAAACGCCGTTTGGCGGCATCAATGACAGCGGCTACGGCAGTGAGGGGGGCGAGGAAACCTTCGACGGTTACTTGAGCACCAAATTCGTCACGCGGTTCGACGCGGTTCCCGCGTAA
- a CDS encoding RidA family protein: MFEAIDTGSDPSDVPVSEVVRAGNLVWSVHVSEDPVNGGLVLGDIETQTRRTLGNLDIAIRAAGGTLADVVQVQVFLVEKTDSAGMNKVYAEYFKEPYPVRATVVVKELLAEGLRIEILAHAVLGEAAK, translated from the coding sequence ATGTTTGAAGCCATCGATACCGGCTCGGATCCATCCGATGTTCCGGTCAGCGAAGTCGTCCGCGCCGGCAACCTCGTCTGGTCGGTCCATGTATCCGAAGACCCGGTCAACGGTGGTCTCGTCCTCGGTGACATCGAAACCCAGACGCGCCGCACGCTCGGGAACCTCGACATCGCCATTCGCGCCGCCGGCGGAACGCTTGCCGACGTGGTGCAGGTACAGGTCTTCCTCGTAGAAAAGACGGACTCGGCGGGCATGAACAAGGTCTATGCAGAGTATTTCAAGGAGCCCTATCCGGTGCGCGCGACCGTCGTCGTGAAGGAACTCCTGGCCGAGGGCCTCAGGATCGAAATCCTTGCGCACGCCGTTCTCGGAGAAGCCGCGAAGTGA
- a CDS encoding dipeptidase, with protein MIIDALQCGHFNRESFEALKRGGYSAVTPTLGFWEGTMESLDSLARWRDMERDNADLILIAKTAADIERAEREGKLAIVLGYQNSNLFEDRIAFIEFFAELGVRVVQLTYNNQNELGGSCYEENDSGLARFGKDVVREMNRVGMLVDLSHVGDRTTLDAIEWSEKPVAITHANAASLFEHKRNKSDRVIRALAERGGVIGCVAYRNITPDSACATVDGWCEMVARTVDIAGIDHVGIGTDISHNHTQRDYDWMRKGRWTRSVQYGAGSAATPGAVPKPAWLTKPDSLKDVAPALLRVGFNQAEANKILRDNWLRLYSEVFRTA; from the coding sequence ATGATCATCGATGCTCTTCAATGCGGCCACTTCAACCGGGAGTCTTTCGAAGCGCTCAAGCGCGGCGGCTACAGCGCCGTCACGCCGACCCTCGGTTTCTGGGAAGGAACCATGGAATCGCTGGATTCCCTGGCCCGCTGGCGCGACATGGAGCGTGACAACGCCGACCTCATCCTGATCGCCAAGACCGCCGCGGACATCGAGCGTGCCGAACGCGAAGGCAAGCTTGCCATCGTGTTGGGTTACCAGAACTCCAACCTCTTCGAGGACCGCATAGCCTTCATCGAGTTCTTCGCCGAGCTCGGCGTCCGCGTAGTCCAGCTCACCTACAACAACCAGAACGAACTCGGCGGCTCCTGCTACGAGGAAAACGACAGCGGTCTCGCCCGTTTCGGAAAGGATGTCGTGCGCGAGATGAACCGCGTGGGCATGCTTGTCGACCTTTCGCATGTCGGCGACAGGACGACGCTCGATGCGATCGAGTGGTCGGAAAAGCCGGTCGCGATCACTCACGCCAACGCTGCTTCGCTGTTCGAGCACAAGCGCAACAAGTCGGACCGGGTGATCCGCGCGCTGGCTGAGCGCGGTGGTGTCATCGGCTGCGTCGCCTACCGTAACATCACTCCCGACAGCGCCTGCGCCACCGTCGACGGATGGTGCGAAATGGTCGCCCGGACCGTAGACATCGCCGGCATCGATCATGTCGGCATCGGCACCGACATCTCGCACAACCACACCCAGCGCGACTACGACTGGATGCGCAAGGGCCGCTGGACGCGCTCGGTTCAGTACGGCGCCGGCTCGGCGGCAACGCCGGGCGCGGTTCCGAAGCCTGCCTGGCTGACCAAGCCGGACAGTCTCAAGGACGTGGCGCCGGCGCTGCTGCGTGTGGGCTTCAACCAGGCAGAGGCCAACAAGATCCTCCGCGACAACTGGCTTCGCCTCTATTCGGAGGTCTTCCGGACCGCCTGA
- a CDS encoding LysR family transcriptional regulator, translating into MPSISPSDLSPFLTLARHRSFRRAADEIGCTPSALSHAIKALEGRLDLRLFNRTTRSVALTEAGERLLARIAPAFRDIEDALDDLNNLRGTPVGRLRINAARTSSKMVLLPLVARFLEIHPRVSIEITVENDLVDMVSEGFDAGVRFGEVIAQDMIAVPIGPRQRTAIVAAPALFERYPRPTAPEHLKALPCIGLRFGSGRLYEWEFERGGMEVAVEVNGPLVVGDQDMMVDAALLGTGVAYAFEDQVSPYIEEKRLVRVLEDWCPYYGGFYLYYPSRRQMPAVLRAFVDFMKASAPGQ; encoded by the coding sequence ATGCCATCCATATCACCTTCGGACCTGTCCCCGTTCCTGACGCTCGCGCGCCATCGCAGCTTCCGTCGTGCAGCAGATGAGATCGGCTGCACGCCATCGGCGCTGAGCCATGCGATCAAGGCACTGGAGGGGCGCCTTGACCTGCGCCTCTTCAATCGTACCACCCGCAGCGTCGCTTTAACGGAAGCCGGGGAGCGACTGCTTGCACGCATTGCCCCGGCATTTCGCGACATCGAGGATGCGCTCGATGATCTGAACAACCTGCGCGGCACGCCTGTCGGGCGGCTCAGGATCAACGCTGCCCGCACATCATCGAAGATGGTGCTGCTGCCCCTCGTCGCCCGCTTTCTGGAGATCCATCCCAGGGTCAGCATCGAGATCACCGTCGAGAACGATCTGGTCGACATGGTCTCCGAAGGATTCGATGCGGGCGTCCGCTTCGGCGAGGTGATTGCCCAGGACATGATCGCGGTTCCGATCGGCCCGCGCCAGCGAACCGCGATCGTGGCGGCCCCCGCCCTTTTCGAGCGCTATCCGAGGCCGACCGCCCCGGAGCATCTGAAGGCGCTTCCCTGCATCGGCCTGCGCTTCGGCAGCGGCCGGCTCTACGAATGGGAGTTCGAGCGCGGCGGCATGGAAGTTGCCGTCGAGGTGAACGGACCGCTGGTCGTCGGCGACCAGGACATGATGGTCGACGCCGCACTCCTCGGCACCGGCGTCGCCTACGCCTTCGAGGACCAGGTCTCGCCTTACATCGAAGAGAAGCGGCTCGTGCGGGTGCTCGAGGACTGGTGTCCCTACTATGGCGGCTTCTATCTGTACTATCCGAGCCGGCGACAGATGCCTGCCGTACTGCGCGCCTTCGTCGATTTCATGAAGGCGTCGGCTCCCGGCCAGTGA
- a CDS encoding ABC transporter ATP-binding protein produces the protein MNARSLTLRNVNKSYDGVHMAADDVSLDIKAGEFVSFLGPSGSGKTTTLMMIAGFQHPTSGEIRLGERAIDNLPPHKRNIGMVFQNYALFPHMTIADNVAFPLRMRGVSKPEKERRSREALAKVGLQGFEKRIPSELSGGQQQRVALARALVFEPDIILLDEPLGALDKALREHMQVELKRIHKDLGVTMVYVTHDQTEAMTMSDRIAVFNQGRIEQIGTPDEIYFAPKTRFVASFIGDSNIIEASALGDGRFETAVGVVEARATGAERNSRADLLLRPEMIRIADAAQPDRRPFKIDTTINYGDNLLVIGKLGTQAIRMRVPGVDARRLTGSSECHVTWRSEDIHVIA, from the coding sequence ATGAACGCCCGTTCCCTCACGCTTCGCAACGTCAACAAGTCCTATGACGGCGTGCACATGGCCGCCGACGACGTTTCCCTCGACATCAAGGCCGGCGAATTCGTCTCCTTCCTCGGGCCGTCGGGTTCGGGCAAGACCACGACGCTGATGATGATCGCCGGCTTCCAGCATCCGACGAGCGGCGAGATCCGTCTCGGCGAGCGCGCCATCGACAACCTGCCACCCCACAAGCGCAACATCGGCATGGTGTTCCAGAACTACGCGCTCTTCCCGCACATGACGATTGCCGACAACGTCGCCTTTCCCTTGCGCATGCGCGGCGTGTCGAAGCCGGAAAAGGAACGCCGCTCCCGCGAGGCGCTGGCGAAGGTTGGACTTCAGGGTTTCGAGAAGCGCATCCCTTCCGAGCTGTCCGGCGGCCAGCAGCAGCGGGTGGCGCTTGCGCGTGCCCTCGTCTTCGAGCCCGACATCATCCTGCTCGACGAGCCGCTCGGCGCCCTCGACAAGGCGCTGCGTGAGCACATGCAGGTGGAACTCAAGCGCATCCACAAGGATCTCGGCGTCACCATGGTCTACGTCACCCACGACCAGACCGAGGCGATGACCATGTCCGACCGCATCGCAGTCTTCAACCAGGGCCGTATCGAGCAGATCGGCACGCCGGACGAGATCTACTTCGCGCCAAAGACCCGCTTCGTCGCCTCCTTCATCGGAGACAGTAACATCATCGAGGCTTCAGCCCTTGGCGATGGCCGCTTCGAAACCGCAGTCGGCGTCGTCGAAGCGCGGGCAACCGGTGCCGAGCGCAACAGCCGCGCCGATCTTCTGCTGCGTCCGGAGATGATACGGATCGCCGATGCGGCTCAGCCCGATCGCCGGCCATTCAAGATCGACACCACCATCAACTATGGCGACAATCTCCTCGTCATCGGCAAGCTCGGCACGCAGGCGATCCGCATGCGCGTTCCGGGCGTCGATGCGCGCAGGCTCACGGGCTCTTCGGAGTGCCACGTGACCTGGCGCAGCGAAGATATCCACGTCATCGCCTGA
- a CDS encoding IclR family transcriptional regulator, whose translation MAVRPLTSVLKTLAAFDCVAAAAEPLRLADIARQLGEARGAAHQRLVTLIEAGWLEQTQDGRYRLSLRVVSHAAMALEQSNLGARFAGVLEEMVTQSGETASLAILDGKDAVIVRRVESRGVLRADLKVGAHLRLDRTAFGRVLVSYARPEIYDRLKAQGVSLPDEDTIAHVRERGFAISEVEGPRTVSAVAAPLLDAQGECIGALALSGPFTGFDTDKCAQIVVAAAAESSGRLRGEQ comes from the coding sequence GCCTTCGATTGCGTTGCCGCAGCTGCGGAGCCGCTTCGTCTGGCCGACATTGCCCGCCAGCTCGGCGAGGCGCGTGGCGCAGCCCATCAGCGGCTCGTCACCCTCATCGAAGCGGGCTGGCTGGAACAGACGCAGGACGGTCGTTACCGCCTGAGCCTGCGCGTCGTCAGCCATGCGGCGATGGCGCTCGAGCAGTCCAATCTCGGCGCCCGGTTTGCCGGGGTGCTGGAGGAGATGGTCACGCAGAGCGGCGAGACCGCTTCTCTTGCGATCCTGGACGGCAAGGACGCCGTCATCGTCCGCCGCGTCGAATCGCGCGGCGTGCTCAGAGCAGATCTCAAGGTGGGAGCGCACCTGCGTCTCGATCGCACCGCCTTCGGCCGTGTCCTCGTGTCCTATGCCCGTCCCGAGATCTACGATCGGCTGAAGGCGCAGGGCGTCAGCCTGCCCGATGAAGACACCATCGCGCACGTGCGAGAGCGGGGCTTTGCGATTTCCGAAGTCGAGGGACCGCGCACGGTATCGGCCGTCGCCGCGCCGCTCCTGGATGCCCAGGGCGAATGCATCGGTGCGCTCGCCCTTTCCGGCCCATTCACAGGTTTTGACACTGACAAGTGCGCCCAGATCGTCGTCGCTGCCGCGGCGGAGAGTTCGGGTCGTCTGCGAGGAGAACAATAG